Proteins found in one Brevibacillus brevis genomic segment:
- a CDS encoding RCC1 domain-containing protein, with product MVRKKKWVALLSYTAVLSLLTTGGVFAASPAKVASHKVEASVDAKGNTEVKLQVCSQDNAKADLSSITTKFWKPLENKLVLEGITSIATGVIFDEAGYGWRPGISYAFTEDGEVWKWGFQSDKKYEPHKLAGIKDAKQVMTDYVLTSAGEVWQIDEKKAPEKLAGLDKIKNIQQIDLHDGVLFLLKEDGTVSKWEKGAKAAEKVTKLSNIREMYSSAFSLFLVDDQGKLLYLDGKSGELNTENLQVMDIPGKVKQVAIDYTDRALIQTEKGEMYSYNAKENEKVVRAAHADGAMRMAVGGEGLYLIVKADGTVWGWGHNTLGMLGANLENDLEEPVKIAGLSDITDVKAGTDHVIALDKKGNVYSFGSNMTGQLGRIPVTFDKWTEFGELRDVKQVVTELDQPYFVRKDGSVWSFGADRVPYEVKGPTKVKTMDTILDSPVTLNENGQIQLWTSKFSNCETLALPSRIKDFVGGEEHLLLRTEDDQFLTVEFSFDSAERGGVYVITNLRPQKVETLQIDSKMAADVTKLYANLYTFFAVTKNGQVLYAERKNDEPFTSFAQIAGLEGIRELAPEYFVRYTKDIASVWAINDAGKVQEIQVYPESEGKDAGAIKVKLEPKSEEGIAMMSGRLRITKDGQIFEHDWEPLQKQKVAAPVRLISSSYNYGIEGPGSHYHVLVTEDDKIVLIGNNPYGKGEHQPGMVRQ from the coding sequence ATGGTACGAAAAAAGAAATGGGTAGCACTGTTGAGCTATACCGCGGTACTCTCCCTATTGACGACGGGTGGGGTCTTTGCTGCATCCCCTGCGAAGGTAGCTTCCCATAAAGTAGAAGCTTCGGTTGATGCGAAGGGCAATACCGAGGTGAAGCTACAGGTTTGCAGTCAAGATAATGCGAAAGCGGATCTTTCGAGCATAACGACGAAATTCTGGAAACCGTTGGAAAATAAGCTGGTACTGGAAGGGATTACTTCGATTGCAACAGGCGTCATTTTTGATGAAGCAGGCTATGGGTGGAGGCCAGGCATTTCTTATGCCTTCACCGAGGATGGGGAAGTGTGGAAATGGGGCTTTCAATCTGACAAGAAGTATGAACCGCACAAGCTAGCCGGGATCAAAGATGCTAAGCAAGTCATGACGGATTATGTCCTCACGAGCGCCGGTGAAGTATGGCAGATCGATGAGAAGAAAGCACCAGAAAAACTGGCCGGTCTGGACAAAATCAAGAACATTCAGCAGATCGACCTTCATGACGGCGTACTCTTTTTACTGAAAGAAGACGGTACTGTATCGAAATGGGAAAAAGGAGCGAAAGCAGCCGAAAAGGTGACGAAGCTCTCGAATATCCGTGAAATGTATAGCTCAGCTTTTTCCTTGTTTCTAGTAGATGACCAAGGGAAACTGCTTTATCTCGATGGCAAATCCGGAGAGCTGAACACAGAAAATCTGCAGGTCATGGATATCCCCGGGAAAGTCAAACAGGTAGCCATCGATTATACGGATCGCGCCTTGATCCAAACAGAAAAGGGCGAAATGTACAGCTACAATGCAAAAGAAAATGAAAAAGTTGTGCGTGCTGCTCATGCAGATGGTGCGATGCGGATGGCAGTTGGTGGAGAAGGATTGTATTTGATCGTAAAAGCGGACGGAACGGTTTGGGGTTGGGGACATAATACCCTTGGAATGCTCGGTGCGAATCTGGAAAATGATCTGGAGGAGCCTGTCAAAATAGCAGGTCTCTCAGATATTACAGACGTAAAAGCTGGTACCGACCATGTGATTGCTCTCGATAAAAAAGGAAACGTCTATTCATTTGGCAGCAATATGACAGGACAGCTGGGGAGAATTCCTGTTACCTTTGACAAATGGACAGAATTTGGCGAATTACGTGATGTAAAACAGGTAGTAACTGAGCTGGATCAACCGTACTTCGTTCGGAAGGATGGTTCTGTATGGAGTTTTGGCGCAGATCGAGTGCCATATGAAGTGAAAGGACCTACCAAAGTAAAAACGATGGATACTATCCTGGATTCTCCGGTTACCTTGAATGAGAACGGACAAATCCAGTTGTGGACCAGTAAATTTAGCAATTGTGAGACATTGGCGTTGCCTTCTCGCATCAAGGATTTTGTTGGTGGGGAGGAGCATCTCTTATTGCGTACGGAAGATGACCAATTCCTGACGGTAGAATTCAGCTTCGATTCCGCAGAACGTGGAGGGGTATATGTCATCACGAACTTGCGCCCACAAAAAGTGGAAACCCTCCAAATTGATTCAAAAATGGCAGCAGATGTGACCAAGCTTTATGCTAATCTTTATACGTTTTTTGCTGTGACGAAAAATGGCCAGGTATTATACGCAGAACGGAAGAATGATGAGCCGTTCACTTCATTTGCACAAATAGCAGGTTTGGAAGGTATTCGTGAGCTAGCACCGGAGTATTTTGTCCGTTATACAAAGGATATCGCATCAGTTTGGGCAATCAATGATGCAGGCAAGGTTCAGGAAATTCAAGTTTACCCTGAGAGCGAAGGAAAAGATGCAGGAGCTATCAAAGTGAAGCTGGAACCCAAATCGGAAGAAGGCATTGCCATGATGAGCGGACGTTTGCGAATTACCAAGGATGGGCAAATATTCGAGCATGATTGGGAACCACTTCAAAAGCAAAAAGTGGCGGCTCCCGTTAGACTAATTTCCTCCTCGTACAACTATGGTATCGAAGGACCAGGCTCGCATTATCATGTGCTGGTTACTGAAGATGATAAGATCGTATTAATTGGCAATAATCCATACGGAAAAGGTGAGCATCAACCGGGTATGGTCAGACAATAA
- a CDS encoding TetR/AcrR family transcriptional regulator encodes MSKDNKTHQHIVDAAFQLFAEHGIEKTSLTMIATEVGITKPAIYYHFASKEALLDYLFDQLFGNYTFSHFFTVTDFTADNFAELLIETGLKLLPSEEEDYAVLRVFNQFLLSVSQKEKYRDKLRLMQEDFLQGFTSLLERGIELGVVKPDRVVAKAHILALVVDNISNYMLMGIELDQREIWTETVGSVLK; translated from the coding sequence ATGTCAAAAGATAATAAAACACATCAACATATTGTAGATGCAGCCTTTCAATTGTTTGCGGAGCATGGGATTGAAAAGACAAGTCTAACGATGATTGCTACTGAAGTAGGGATCACGAAGCCTGCGATTTACTACCACTTTGCATCAAAGGAAGCACTTCTCGATTATTTGTTTGATCAACTGTTTGGAAACTATACATTCTCCCATTTTTTCACCGTTACTGATTTTACAGCTGACAATTTCGCGGAACTCCTTATCGAAACTGGGTTGAAGCTATTGCCGAGCGAGGAAGAGGATTATGCGGTTTTACGTGTCTTCAATCAATTTCTGCTGTCTGTCAGTCAAAAAGAGAAGTACCGAGACAAGCTGCGTCTGATGCAAGAAGATTTTTTGCAGGGCTTTACCTCCTTACTGGAGCGAGGGATAGAGTTAGGTGTCGTCAAACCTGATCGTGTCGTAGCAAAAGCTCATATTCTAGCACTCGTCGTCGATAATATCAGTAATTACATGCTGATGGGAATTGAGCTAGATCAGAGGGAAATCTGGACTGAAACAGTGGGAAGCGTACTAAAGTAA
- a CDS encoding catalase — protein MDDSRKSINQAEENILTNRQGHPITDNQNLRTVGNRGPTVLENYDFLEKITHFDREKTPERVVHSRGAGAHGFFEAYGTVGDEPVSTYTRAKLFSERGKKTPVFVRFSTVNHGTHSPETLRDPRGFAVKFYTEDGNWDLVGNNLKVFFIRDAMKFPDLVHAFKPDPVTNIQDVERIFDFISNTPEAMHMITFLFSPWGIPANYRQMQGSGVNTYKWVNHEGNAVLIKYHWQPLAQGIKNLTQKQAEEIQGKNFNHATQDLYEAIERGEYPEWELCVQIMSDDDHPELDFDPLDPTKIWPDDQFPFLPVGKMVLNKNPDNYFAEVEQAAFGTGVLVDGLDFSDDKLLQGRTFSYSDTQRYRVGANYLQLPINAPKKHVATNQEGGQMLYRVDRTQRHINYEPSTIGGLQEAKQAAPDHQPEVEGKVVRQKIDRTNDFKQAGERYRLMEDWEREDLIANLTDALLSCDPRIQEKMLGYFSQCDEEYGQRLKAGVAQGNGGNSKEMGGPMGATNPGAAVKEAEQQSRPSKPY, from the coding sequence ATGGATGACAGCAGAAAGTCCATCAACCAGGCAGAAGAAAATATCCTGACGAATCGTCAAGGCCATCCGATCACAGACAACCAGAACTTGCGGACAGTTGGAAATCGCGGGCCAACCGTTCTGGAGAATTACGACTTTCTTGAAAAAATCACGCATTTTGATCGAGAGAAAACACCTGAACGTGTCGTGCATAGTCGAGGTGCAGGAGCACATGGCTTTTTTGAAGCGTATGGAACCGTAGGTGATGAGCCAGTTTCTACATACACGAGGGCGAAGCTGTTTTCGGAGCGTGGGAAAAAAACGCCTGTGTTTGTGCGTTTTTCTACGGTTAATCATGGCACGCATTCGCCCGAAACATTACGCGATCCACGTGGGTTCGCGGTGAAGTTTTATACAGAGGATGGGAACTGGGATCTGGTTGGCAATAACCTCAAAGTTTTTTTCATTCGGGATGCGATGAAGTTTCCTGATCTTGTACATGCATTCAAGCCTGATCCTGTCACAAACATCCAAGACGTGGAACGGATCTTTGACTTCATCTCGAACACGCCTGAGGCTATGCATATGATTACGTTTTTGTTCTCCCCGTGGGGAATACCAGCGAACTATCGGCAAATGCAAGGCTCTGGCGTAAATACGTACAAGTGGGTAAACCATGAAGGCAATGCGGTCCTGATCAAGTACCATTGGCAGCCGTTAGCGCAAGGGATAAAGAATTTGACACAAAAACAGGCGGAAGAGATCCAAGGGAAAAACTTCAATCATGCCACACAAGACTTGTATGAAGCGATTGAGCGAGGAGAATATCCAGAGTGGGAATTGTGCGTCCAGATCATGAGTGATGACGATCATCCTGAGCTCGATTTTGATCCGCTTGATCCAACGAAAATATGGCCCGATGATCAGTTCCCGTTTCTTCCGGTAGGCAAAATGGTTTTGAACAAAAACCCGGATAACTATTTTGCAGAGGTCGAGCAAGCAGCTTTTGGGACAGGTGTTTTAGTGGATGGACTGGATTTTTCTGATGACAAGCTCCTGCAAGGAAGGACCTTTTCTTACTCCGATACGCAACGCTATCGGGTCGGCGCCAACTATTTGCAGCTTCCGATCAACGCGCCCAAAAAGCATGTCGCTACCAATCAGGAAGGCGGCCAAATGCTGTATCGAGTGGATCGGACGCAGCGGCATATTAACTATGAGCCATCAACGATTGGCGGATTGCAGGAAGCCAAGCAAGCAGCTCCTGATCATCAGCCAGAAGTGGAAGGGAAGGTCGTTCGTCAAAAAATTGATCGCACCAACGATTTCAAACAAGCGGGAGAACGTTATCGCCTCATGGAAGACTGGGAAAGAGAAGACCTCATTGCCAATCTGACGGATGCACTTCTCTCCTGTGATCCTCGTATTCAAGAGAAAATGCTTGGCTACTTCTCGCAATGTGACGAAGAGTACGGTCAGCGTTTGAAAGCTGGAGTTGCACAGGGCAATGGCGGAAATAGCAAAGAGATGGGCGGACCGATGGGGGCAACAAATCCTGGAGCGGCTGTCAAGGAAGCCGAACAACAGTCCCGTCCGTCCAAGCCTTACTGA
- a CDS encoding 2-phosphosulfolactate phosphatase: protein MPVYKQLDYTARFDWGYGGVEQVGAASDMIVIIDVLSFSTCVDIVTGRGGIVYPYLVQDESAIAFAKQKAALLAGKRGEPISLSPACLKTVPVGSRVVLPSPNGSTCTVLAKKTGARVVAACLRNALSVARYIQQQKGTITVIACGERWGNGALRPAIEDMIAAGALLHELERYRLSPEAEMAVAAFRSAQGLLPAYLQKCASGQELISMGYLEDVSLAAEWNQSGSVPVLNDDFAYEAI, encoded by the coding sequence ATGCCTGTATACAAGCAACTAGACTATACGGCTCGATTTGATTGGGGATACGGAGGGGTGGAACAGGTCGGAGCAGCCTCGGATATGATCGTTATTATCGATGTACTCTCGTTCAGTACGTGTGTAGATATCGTAACGGGACGTGGGGGTATCGTCTATCCTTATCTGGTACAGGATGAGTCAGCCATTGCATTCGCCAAACAAAAAGCAGCGCTGCTCGCTGGAAAACGCGGCGAACCAATCTCCCTTTCGCCAGCCTGTCTGAAAACGGTTCCGGTGGGAAGTAGAGTGGTGTTACCCTCACCAAACGGATCGACCTGTACCGTGTTGGCAAAGAAAACAGGGGCGAGGGTGGTCGCTGCGTGCTTGCGTAATGCGCTATCCGTAGCCAGATACATACAGCAGCAGAAAGGAACGATAACGGTCATTGCTTGCGGTGAACGGTGGGGAAATGGAGCATTGCGACCCGCTATTGAGGATATGATTGCGGCAGGTGCGCTGCTTCACGAACTAGAGAGGTATCGTTTGTCACCAGAGGCTGAAATGGCGGTGGCAGCCTTTCGATCTGCTCAAGGTCTTCTTCCCGCTTACTTGCAGAAATGTGCTTCCGGCCAAGAACTGATCAGTATGGGCTACCTAGAAGATGTCTCACTGGCAGCGGAATGGAATCAGAGTGGCTCAGTTCCAGTGCTTAACGATGATTTTGCGTACGAAGCGATTTAG
- a CDS encoding cold-shock protein, whose translation MQTNGTVKWFNAEKGFGFIQVEGGDDVFVHFSAIQGDGFKTLDEGQKVQFNIVQGNRGPQAENVVKL comes from the coding sequence ATGCAAACGAACGGAACAGTAAAATGGTTTAACGCAGAAAAAGGTTTCGGTTTCATTCAAGTAGAAGGCGGAGACGATGTATTCGTACACTTCAGCGCAATCCAAGGTGACGGTTTCAAAACTTTGGACGAAGGTCAAAAAGTTCAATTCAACATTGTTCAAGGCAACCGTGGCCCACAAGCTGAGAACGTAGTAAAACTGTAA
- a CDS encoding rhodanese-like domain-containing protein, translating into MENHILTTIQLSEMLEKKVPVLLLDVRDAEKFISGSLVHENASARNVPYLLMKEQDKPLDEETEKLAQNVQIVTLCTTGNKAQKAAALLREHGFHANALEGGLTAWKEQSNKAK; encoded by the coding sequence TTGGAAAATCATATTTTGACAACCATTCAATTATCCGAAATGCTTGAAAAGAAAGTGCCTGTACTTTTATTGGACGTACGCGACGCCGAGAAATTTATTTCCGGCAGCCTCGTTCACGAAAACGCGTCGGCGCGAAACGTCCCTTATCTTCTTATGAAGGAACAGGACAAGCCACTTGATGAAGAAACCGAAAAACTCGCGCAAAATGTGCAGATCGTTACCTTATGTACAACAGGTAACAAAGCTCAAAAAGCTGCGGCTCTGCTTCGTGAGCATGGTTTTCATGCGAATGCATTGGAAGGCGGCTTAACTGCATGGAAGGAACAATCAAACAAAGCGAAATGA
- a CDS encoding CAP domain-containing protein, whose protein sequence is MKRFGSVTIAMTLGLGLALTGFASSASAASNCPLKNGQFQFNAGQNMGQFQKAPNAQQFFNFFQKQGFVPGQPQAVQPMQPVKQGQATPVQPCPIQPGTFQPAPVQQAPAQPAPVQTAPAQPSNNVTQPAAPVNQADEAKTGDFAKQVADLVNQERAKAGLKPVQMDAALSKVALAKAQDMSANNYFDHNSPTYGSPFDMMKQYGIQYSTAGENIAMGQQSPQEVMQQWMNSEGHRQNIMNPDFTKIGVGFTNGYWVQEFIG, encoded by the coding sequence ATGAAACGTTTTGGTTCTGTTACAATCGCGATGACTCTTGGTCTGGGCTTGGCTTTGACAGGGTTTGCTTCTTCTGCTTCCGCAGCATCTAACTGCCCATTGAAGAACGGACAATTCCAATTCAATGCGGGTCAAAATATGGGACAATTCCAAAAAGCACCAAATGCACAACAGTTCTTTAACTTTTTCCAAAAACAAGGCTTTGTTCCTGGCCAGCCACAAGCAGTACAGCCAATGCAACCTGTTAAGCAAGGACAAGCAACACCTGTACAACCTTGCCCGATTCAACCAGGAACTTTCCAACCAGCACCCGTACAACAAGCTCCAGCACAACCAGCACCAGTTCAAACGGCACCAGCACAACCTAGCAATAATGTCACTCAGCCTGCCGCTCCGGTAAATCAAGCGGATGAAGCTAAAACTGGTGATTTTGCGAAACAAGTCGCGGATTTGGTGAACCAAGAACGTGCAAAAGCAGGTCTCAAACCTGTTCAAATGGATGCGGCACTGTCCAAAGTAGCGTTGGCAAAAGCACAAGATATGTCTGCTAACAACTATTTTGACCACAACAGTCCAACGTACGGTTCTCCATTTGACATGATGAAGCAGTATGGCATTCAGTACTCGACTGCAGGCGAGAATATCGCCATGGGTCAACAGAGTCCACAAGAAGTTATGCAACAATGGATGAACAGTGAAGGCCACCGCCAAAACATTATGAACCCTGATTTCACAAAAATTGGTGTAGGCTTCACAAATGGCTACTGGGTACAAGAATTTATTGGGTAG
- a CDS encoding homoserine dehydrogenase, which produces MKRWNIMLTGFGTVGQQVARLLEQRRERYRELYQADVRLVGVVRSASGLYDENGIDSGKWADYAHTKQTRNPSWNALEFIKSAQADVLIEAGPSEKEGGPGLTFIRYALENAMHAIAISKGALVVDYAGLAALAKKHGVALKVSGATAAALPTIDLLQYNLAGCEVKRVEGIFTGTTNFVLTKMMEEGLTCAEAVELAQKMGIAEPDPSYDIDGWDTASKLTILANAAFDAQVKLTDITRASIREITSLQIEAWKKHSKIPKLIGTIQKEANGTVSVAVDLCAVDLTHPFASVSGTTKAIRVETDVMGDLLVVGGKSDPVAAAAAALKDLEHIISR; this is translated from the coding sequence ATGAAACGTTGGAACATTATGTTAACAGGCTTCGGAACAGTAGGACAGCAGGTGGCTCGACTGCTGGAGCAGCGAAGGGAGAGGTACCGCGAGCTATATCAAGCGGATGTCAGACTCGTGGGAGTCGTTCGTTCAGCTTCCGGCCTCTACGATGAGAACGGAATCGATTCGGGAAAATGGGCAGACTATGCTCATACAAAACAAACAAGGAACCCATCTTGGAACGCGCTGGAATTTATCAAGTCAGCTCAAGCAGACGTGCTCATCGAGGCAGGTCCATCTGAAAAAGAGGGCGGACCCGGTCTTACTTTTATTCGTTATGCTTTGGAGAATGCCATGCATGCGATCGCTATTTCAAAAGGCGCACTTGTAGTCGATTATGCTGGCTTAGCCGCTCTTGCCAAAAAACATGGCGTCGCATTGAAAGTGAGTGGAGCAACAGCAGCAGCTCTGCCGACGATCGATCTGTTGCAGTATAACTTGGCAGGCTGTGAAGTAAAACGCGTCGAAGGTATTTTTACGGGAACGACAAACTTCGTGCTCACAAAAATGATGGAAGAGGGGCTCACCTGTGCAGAAGCAGTCGAGCTCGCTCAGAAGATGGGGATTGCCGAACCGGACCCTTCCTATGATATCGATGGATGGGATACAGCTTCGAAGCTCACGATCTTGGCAAACGCTGCTTTTGATGCGCAAGTAAAACTAACCGATATAACACGCGCAAGTATTCGCGAAATAACCTCGTTACAAATCGAGGCGTGGAAAAAGCACTCGAAGATTCCCAAGCTGATCGGAACGATCCAAAAGGAAGCGAATGGCACGGTATCTGTCGCAGTAGATTTATGTGCGGTGGATCTTACCCATCCATTTGCATCTGTATCTGGTACGACAAAAGCCATACGGGTAGAAACAGATGTCATGGGGGATTTATTGGTCGTTGGAGGAAAATCAGATCCTGTGGCGGCAGCGGCGGCTGCCTTAAAAGACCTTGAACATATTATAAGCAGATAG
- the def gene encoding peptide deformylase, whose translation MAERRIVRLGDPVLRETSKRVLSITPQVEKILDDMAQTIYAAKGRAGLSAIQIGIPERLVVMDCGSGLIELINPVLVEKSGEQVGLEACLSIPGVFGIVRRANYVKVQTLNRQGQTKTIEAEDFLARCIQHEMDHLEGILFIDHTEEIYSAKTGKKLNRKDLLRIQDKSRKNGGNKRRINSKEIDS comes from the coding sequence ATGGCTGAACGCAGGATCGTTCGCCTGGGGGACCCTGTCTTGCGTGAAACTTCAAAAAGAGTACTATCCATTACTCCGCAGGTCGAAAAGATATTGGATGATATGGCCCAAACGATTTACGCTGCGAAAGGTCGAGCAGGCTTGTCTGCGATCCAGATTGGCATCCCGGAGCGTTTAGTCGTGATGGATTGCGGTAGCGGCTTGATTGAACTAATCAATCCGGTGTTGGTGGAAAAATCCGGTGAGCAGGTAGGGCTAGAAGCTTGTCTTTCGATACCAGGTGTTTTTGGAATCGTTCGTCGGGCGAATTATGTCAAAGTTCAGACGCTGAACCGCCAAGGACAAACAAAGACAATCGAAGCGGAAGATTTCCTGGCTCGGTGTATTCAGCACGAGATGGACCATTTGGAAGGAATATTGTTTATTGATCATACGGAAGAGATCTACTCAGCGAAAACAGGAAAGAAACTGAATCGCAAGGATTTGCTCCGGATACAAGATAAAAGTAGAAAAAATGGTGGAAATAAGCGACGCATAAACAGCAAGGAGATTGACTCATGA
- a CDS encoding aminotransferase class I/II-fold pyridoxal phosphate-dependent enzyme, which produces MHSLASTLNETIQRENPHVYEMLSNIAKLIYFPKEGILSQSAEAKAKAKKYNATIGIALENGQPMHLKVIQDNLSAYQPKDIYEYAPPAGKPELRAAWRKKMIEEQPALANHTFSNPIVTNALTHGLSIVSDLFADSGDSVIIPDKNWENYELTFSIRRGAKMVYYPLYNDEMKFNAAALRDAILAQKDKGKAIVVLNFPNNPTGYTPGPEEGKQIVAALKEGAEAGINIVAVTDDAYFGLFFEDSMHDSLFASLCDVHPRILPVKVDGATKEDYVWGFRVGFITYASPSSDLLSALEQKTMGIIRATLSSGSHPSQTFVLQAITAPEYKAQKQEKFDIMKGRANRTKEVLDSGKYDDVWTYYPFNSGYFMCLKLKTVEAEALRQHLLEQYGVGTIALGQTDLRIAFSCIEEENIADLFELVYSGVKDLEKALTK; this is translated from the coding sequence ATGCATTCATTAGCATCAACGCTGAACGAAACCATCCAACGAGAAAACCCGCACGTGTATGAAATGCTATCCAATATCGCCAAGCTGATTTATTTCCCTAAAGAGGGGATTCTCAGCCAGTCGGCAGAAGCGAAAGCAAAAGCAAAAAAGTACAATGCAACCATCGGGATTGCACTGGAAAATGGTCAACCGATGCACCTTAAGGTCATCCAGGATAACCTGTCTGCTTACCAGCCAAAAGACATTTACGAATATGCTCCCCCAGCAGGAAAGCCTGAGCTGCGTGCAGCATGGCGTAAAAAAATGATCGAGGAACAGCCTGCACTGGCTAATCATACGTTTAGTAACCCAATCGTTACAAACGCATTGACCCATGGTCTGAGCATCGTATCTGACTTGTTCGCTGACAGCGGCGACAGCGTCATCATCCCGGACAAAAACTGGGAAAACTACGAGCTTACGTTTTCGATCCGCCGTGGTGCGAAAATGGTCTACTACCCATTGTATAACGACGAGATGAAATTTAATGCTGCTGCTTTGCGTGATGCCATTCTCGCACAAAAAGACAAAGGCAAAGCCATCGTCGTACTCAACTTCCCGAATAACCCAACTGGCTATACACCAGGTCCAGAGGAAGGAAAACAAATCGTCGCTGCACTAAAAGAAGGCGCAGAGGCTGGGATCAACATTGTTGCTGTAACGGACGACGCGTACTTCGGCTTGTTCTTCGAGGATTCGATGCACGACTCTCTCTTCGCTAGCCTGTGCGACGTTCACCCTCGCATTCTGCCTGTAAAAGTAGATGGGGCTACTAAAGAGGATTACGTATGGGGCTTCCGTGTTGGCTTCATTACGTATGCATCCCCATCCAGCGACTTGCTCAGCGCTTTGGAGCAGAAGACAATGGGAATCATCCGTGCGACTCTTTCCAGCGGATCACATCCTTCCCAAACGTTCGTCCTGCAGGCAATCACTGCACCGGAGTACAAAGCACAGAAGCAAGAGAAATTCGATATCATGAAAGGCCGCGCCAACCGCACCAAGGAAGTGCTCGACAGCGGTAAATACGATGACGTGTGGACCTACTATCCATTCAACTCCGGCTACTTCATGTGCCTCAAGCTAAAGACTGTCGAAGCGGAAGCATTGCGCCAGCACTTGCTGGAACAGTATGGCGTAGGTACAATCGCTCTCGGTCAAACCGATTTGCGTATCGCTTTCTCTTGCATTGAAGAAGAAAACATTGCGGACTTGTTCGAACTAGTATACAGCGGTGTGAAAGATTTGGAAAAGGCATTGACCAAATAA
- a CDS encoding DMT family transporter, translating to MLLAYIQLAMAMALVGSNISIGKEIVSHVPVFLFSELRFLLAIVILLPLLAMRGEWKMSWSREEGKVLFWQSFFGVFLFSICMLYGVQWTTATAAGIITSTVPACIALFSFWILKEKLHANSLVAIGLSVGGIGFITFTGSGGEQNWVSMLGNLLVFFAVVSEALFTIFAKRLSGKITPFQMTTAINVISFVLFLPFAIWESLRFDWSAVPAHVWWLLVYYAFTASVLSFFLWYKGVEKVEASKAGLFTGMMPISAALVAAFFLNEAFTWMHGVGMILVLASIFIGTQQPRRMRSSIES from the coding sequence ATGCTGTTAGCTTACATACAGTTAGCCATGGCTATGGCCTTGGTCGGAAGCAACATCTCCATCGGAAAAGAAATTGTTTCCCATGTTCCCGTGTTTTTGTTTTCGGAGCTGCGCTTTTTGCTCGCGATTGTCATCCTATTGCCGTTGCTCGCTATGCGTGGCGAATGGAAAATGTCTTGGAGCCGTGAGGAAGGCAAGGTGTTATTCTGGCAGTCGTTTTTTGGCGTTTTTTTGTTTAGTATTTGCATGTTGTATGGCGTTCAGTGGACGACTGCTACTGCCGCCGGTATCATTACGAGTACGGTACCTGCCTGCATCGCTTTGTTTTCGTTCTGGATTCTCAAGGAAAAATTACACGCCAACAGCTTAGTGGCGATCGGTCTTTCTGTGGGCGGCATCGGCTTCATTACGTTCACAGGAAGCGGAGGGGAGCAAAACTGGGTAAGCATGCTTGGAAATTTGCTCGTGTTTTTTGCGGTCGTCAGCGAAGCGCTTTTCACGATTTTCGCCAAAAGACTGTCTGGGAAAATTACGCCTTTTCAAATGACGACTGCGATTAATGTCATCAGCTTTGTCTTGTTTCTTCCGTTTGCGATCTGGGAAAGCTTGCGGTTTGATTGGAGTGCCGTACCTGCACATGTATGGTGGCTTCTTGTGTACTATGCGTTTACGGCCAGCGTCTTATCTTTCTTTCTCTGGTACAAAGGAGTGGAGAAGGTGGAGGCTTCCAAAGCGGGCCTGTTCACCGGAATGATGCCGATAAGCGCTGCTCTCGTGGCTGCCTTTTTCTTGAACGAAGCATTTACTTGGATGCATGGGGTGGGGATGATCCTGGTGCTCGCCTCCATTTTTATCGGAACACAGCAGCCTCGTCGTATGCGTTCGTCGATTGAAAGCTAA